In one Pseudoalteromonas rubra genomic region, the following are encoded:
- a CDS encoding gp436 family protein: protein MYATADDMKTRFNDQDLILLTERENSAPGEVDMVVLTQSLVDASAEINAYLSGRYTLPLSTVPTALVRVCCDIARYFLSGDGAPEHIQQRYQDAIKFLQSVNQGKVSLGIDSQGDKATTNDTAHIESAGSVFARNKSTGFI, encoded by the coding sequence ATGTACGCAACCGCCGACGATATGAAAACTCGGTTTAACGACCAGGATTTAATCCTACTGACCGAACGTGAGAACAGCGCACCAGGTGAAGTTGATATGGTGGTATTAACTCAGTCGCTAGTAGACGCCAGCGCTGAAATAAATGCCTACCTGTCTGGCCGCTATACGCTCCCGCTGAGCACAGTGCCTACGGCACTGGTAAGAGTATGTTGCGATATCGCTCGCTACTTTTTAAGTGGTGATGGCGCACCGGAGCACATTCAGCAGCGTTACCAGGACGCCATCAAGTTCTTGCAGTCCGTTAACCAGGGCAAAGTGTCTTTGGGAATTGATAGCCAGGGCGACAAAGCTACAACCAACGACACAGCACATATCGAGTCGGCGGGTAGCGTATTCGCGCGCAACAAGTCAACGGGGTTCATCTGA
- a CDS encoding tape measure protein → MADKTLQLALRVVAEATGKQNIEQLVTELRHIEQTAEAAAPATEQLASQFDNAATSATKTSATAGDLANELDKLGDQQDAIRSFEQSRTELDQQAIATAAATQALEEFRRETKSASQPTDELSRKVEQAEKSLAEMRDELTRQTTKHAALQQELRRSGIDVNNLRVAKRELGAQFNKAGKSVDQFTQDLRQGNAAQQAHAASLSNVAGKVAALATAYFGLDQVGQAVRSVFETGDKFEKLQVQMNGLMGSISQGDQATKWIAQFTKNTPLQLGEVSQAFVKLKAFGLDPMDGTLQAITDSALKLGGGYQEVEGISLALGQAWAKQKLQGEEILQLVERGVPVWDMLQNVTGQNVEELQKLASAGKLGRDVIKQLIDEMGRTSAGSAAAQMALFSGQVSNAKDNIEQFYNLIAQSGAMDWLKAQLTELNTQFAEMAADGRLQEWAQSASDAIVNAGTVIKNTITTLYEFREEIGFVAKAWLALKIGSYFSNVVSGAVAATRAFTTYKTAITSATVATQAATVATTKWRNALGFIVRGGLYTALINELVNVGVEYNNLLTIEAQVEKSRRAAQLTAAELAAEYQSISEKTGVLVTNMEELEAALGNGTIAWNEQLGIYEGVAKKQQELAEAAQQSAEAERQRAEFLRLTVPEALKVIETLESQSQSLNGVRDGVDGFIQSLESARTALQEAGDEYSQQIVLIDELKGRFEEHNKSLERQAYLSNNLSEAYKKLGLESSEALKKSATELQGAFELIQQSNEPIALQQAAFLKWADSAVKAAEATGEVVPASVKAAAAALGLTKELEKLIEKANQLKPATDGNSEAVERYTNALNKTRAAMENNKKILESSTATAKQKEAAQTALNKQAGIAIQQETDLAKVRELETMKARELMVEQRKLEQELAQLNQQYKTGAINAQDYQDKQDRVNGVLKVVNNLLGDVKNAQDAATNATQKGTQSTLAATQANQQHVDSLRAQQNALTEVGKSATLAAGELESYWKVSARSSASASNSGSYRDDRPTVETIVDYNEQNPNAYNFSSREVKAEEARRDSAQLRDQQYARFERDIKNAKSRNQLNEIYNKIFNQLNHLEQEQRIALGELIKQQKEALNKAPAQSSTTPQASPQNAAPASVEAPSSIRYSRIYQSPESFSQTNRTQSSGSGDLATAVNNLVKLLTNQNSGKTIKLDLALPGGNQAEISATVTEQVLNELEQLSLVQ, encoded by the coding sequence ATGGCAGATAAAACACTACAGTTAGCACTCAGAGTTGTAGCTGAAGCAACCGGCAAACAAAATATCGAACAGCTCGTAACTGAGTTGCGACATATCGAACAAACCGCTGAAGCCGCTGCCCCGGCCACTGAGCAGCTAGCCAGCCAGTTTGATAACGCCGCCACCTCAGCAACAAAAACCAGTGCTACAGCCGGTGATTTAGCCAACGAGTTGGATAAACTCGGTGATCAACAGGACGCAATCCGCAGTTTTGAACAATCCAGAACCGAGCTGGACCAACAGGCCATTGCAACCGCAGCAGCCACCCAGGCACTTGAAGAGTTTCGGCGCGAAACTAAAAGTGCCAGTCAACCTACCGACGAGCTGAGTCGTAAGGTTGAGCAGGCAGAAAAATCGCTGGCTGAGATGCGTGACGAGCTGACCAGGCAAACAACAAAACATGCGGCGCTACAGCAGGAGCTGCGACGCTCCGGCATAGATGTTAATAACCTCAGGGTCGCCAAGCGCGAGCTGGGTGCCCAGTTTAATAAAGCAGGTAAGTCGGTAGACCAATTCACTCAGGACTTACGCCAGGGAAATGCAGCCCAACAGGCACACGCCGCCAGCTTGAGCAATGTGGCGGGCAAAGTAGCAGCATTGGCCACTGCTTATTTTGGGTTAGATCAGGTTGGCCAGGCCGTACGTTCGGTTTTCGAAACTGGCGACAAATTCGAAAAGCTTCAGGTGCAGATGAATGGCCTGATGGGCAGTATTTCCCAGGGCGACCAGGCAACCAAATGGATTGCGCAATTTACTAAAAATACCCCATTGCAACTGGGCGAAGTTAGCCAGGCGTTTGTGAAACTAAAGGCGTTTGGGCTCGACCCTATGGATGGCACGCTACAGGCCATCACAGATAGCGCATTAAAACTGGGTGGCGGCTATCAGGAGGTCGAGGGGATCAGCCTGGCACTGGGCCAAGCCTGGGCCAAGCAAAAGTTACAAGGAGAAGAGATCCTCCAGCTGGTCGAACGTGGTGTGCCAGTCTGGGATATGCTGCAAAACGTCACTGGTCAAAACGTTGAAGAGCTACAAAAATTAGCCAGCGCAGGAAAGCTCGGCCGTGACGTTATAAAACAACTTATCGACGAAATGGGCCGCACCAGCGCCGGAAGTGCCGCTGCACAAATGGCCCTGTTCAGTGGCCAGGTTTCCAATGCAAAAGATAACATTGAGCAATTCTATAATCTGATTGCTCAGTCCGGCGCTATGGACTGGCTCAAAGCGCAGCTCACAGAATTAAACACCCAGTTTGCCGAGATGGCCGCTGACGGCCGATTACAGGAATGGGCGCAGTCAGCCAGTGATGCCATCGTCAACGCAGGCACGGTCATCAAAAACACCATCACCACACTCTACGAATTTCGGGAGGAAATCGGTTTTGTGGCCAAAGCCTGGCTGGCATTAAAGATAGGCTCATATTTCAGTAACGTAGTGTCGGGCGCTGTTGCCGCCACCCGCGCATTCACCACATATAAAACAGCCATTACGTCTGCGACCGTTGCCACACAGGCCGCTACGGTCGCAACCACTAAATGGAGAAATGCACTCGGCTTTATTGTTCGTGGTGGTCTTTATACAGCACTCATAAATGAGCTGGTTAATGTGGGTGTTGAGTACAACAACCTCCTGACCATTGAGGCCCAAGTAGAAAAAAGCCGACGCGCCGCGCAGCTGACAGCCGCAGAACTGGCAGCGGAATACCAGTCCATCAGTGAGAAAACGGGTGTACTGGTTACGAATATGGAAGAGCTTGAAGCGGCCCTGGGTAACGGAACCATTGCCTGGAATGAGCAGCTGGGCATTTATGAAGGTGTAGCCAAAAAACAACAAGAACTGGCCGAAGCAGCACAACAATCAGCGGAGGCCGAACGCCAGCGCGCTGAGTTTTTACGGCTTACCGTGCCTGAAGCACTCAAGGTGATTGAGACGCTGGAGTCTCAGAGCCAGAGCCTGAACGGCGTGCGTGATGGCGTTGACGGCTTTATACAATCACTCGAATCCGCGCGCACTGCACTACAGGAGGCGGGAGACGAATATTCACAACAAATAGTCCTCATTGATGAGTTAAAGGGCAGATTTGAAGAACACAATAAAAGCCTAGAGCGACAAGCCTATTTATCTAATAACCTGAGCGAAGCCTATAAAAAGCTGGGCCTGGAAAGCAGTGAAGCACTCAAAAAGTCGGCCACCGAATTACAGGGTGCGTTTGAACTGATCCAGCAAAGTAATGAACCAATAGCGCTGCAACAGGCTGCATTTTTAAAATGGGCTGATTCGGCAGTCAAGGCTGCCGAAGCTACTGGTGAGGTTGTGCCAGCCAGCGTTAAAGCTGCGGCTGCGGCCCTTGGCCTGACCAAAGAGCTGGAAAAACTGATTGAAAAAGCCAATCAGCTCAAACCGGCTACCGACGGCAACAGCGAAGCCGTAGAGCGTTATACCAACGCTCTGAATAAAACACGCGCGGCTATGGAGAATAACAAAAAAATCCTGGAAAGCTCGACCGCAACGGCCAAGCAAAAAGAAGCTGCTCAAACCGCACTAAATAAGCAGGCAGGCATTGCCATCCAGCAAGAAACGGACCTGGCCAAAGTGCGAGAGCTGGAAACCATGAAAGCCAGGGAACTGATGGTTGAACAGCGCAAGCTAGAGCAGGAATTGGCGCAGCTCAACCAGCAATACAAGACCGGTGCGATAAATGCCCAGGATTACCAGGATAAACAAGACCGGGTGAATGGTGTTCTGAAGGTCGTAAATAATCTGCTGGGTGATGTGAAAAACGCCCAGGATGCCGCCACCAATGCAACTCAGAAAGGCACTCAATCAACCCTAGCCGCAACCCAAGCTAATCAGCAGCACGTTGATAGCCTACGCGCCCAACAAAATGCACTTACAGAGGTAGGAAAAAGTGCGACCCTGGCCGCAGGTGAACTGGAAAGTTACTGGAAAGTCAGCGCCAGGTCGTCCGCAAGTGCGTCTAATTCAGGCAGCTATCGAGACGACCGGCCAACGGTTGAAACCATCGTTGATTACAACGAGCAGAACCCCAATGCTTATAACTTCAGTAGCCGGGAAGTTAAAGCTGAGGAAGCCCGCCGGGACAGCGCACAGCTAAGAGACCAACAATATGCCCGCTTTGAGCGTGATATTAAAAACGCCAAATCACGCAATCAGCTCAATGAAATTTACAACAAAATATTTAACCAGCTAAATCACCTGGAACAAGAACAGCGTATAGCCCTGGGCGAACTGATTAAACAGCAAAAAGAGGCATTAAACAAAGCTCCGGCCCAAAGTTCAACAACGCCGCAAGCGTCCCCGCAAAATGCTGCGCCCGCATCAGTTGAAGCTCCTTCGTCAATACGCTACAGCCGGATTTACCAATCTCCAGAGAGCTTCAGCCAGACTAACCGTACCCAATCATCTGGCAGTGGCGATTTAGCTACGGCCGTTAATAACCTGGTGAAGCTGCTTACCAACCAGAACAGCGGCAAGACCATCAAACTCGACCTCGCTTTACCAGGAGGCAACCAGGCAGAAATCAGCGCCACTGTCACCGAGCAGGTTTTGAATGAATTAGAGCAATTGAGCTTAGTACAATGA
- a CDS encoding phage tail terminator protein: MFEIDQDYLAAGPLLDTALSAVEDIRHVQHVNDLAEIDKPAHTPCLFYVYYGDQLAETAHAGANVQLKQTWLVILAERKGSKSAGQNLAATIRAVAGKMTGPAGPWQRVNTPIKPRYTSGHAFYPLAFTCQMRFKGAL, from the coding sequence ATGTTCGAGATTGACCAGGACTACCTGGCAGCGGGCCCATTGCTGGACACAGCACTAAGCGCGGTGGAAGACATTCGACATGTGCAGCATGTGAATGACCTGGCAGAGATAGACAAACCCGCACACACACCGTGCCTGTTCTATGTCTATTACGGCGACCAACTGGCGGAAACGGCCCATGCTGGTGCAAATGTTCAGCTAAAGCAAACTTGGCTGGTCATCCTAGCCGAACGCAAAGGCAGTAAATCTGCTGGCCAGAACCTGGCGGCAACCATTCGCGCGGTGGCAGGCAAAATGACCGGCCCAGCTGGTCCCTGGCAACGCGTAAACACCCCAATCAAACCGAGATACACAAGTGGCCATGCGTTTTATCCGCTGGCCTTTACCTGTCAAATGAGATTTAAAGGAGCACTGTAA
- a CDS encoding Mu-like prophage major head subunit gpT family protein — protein sequence MAIVTPALITSLFTGFKKNFEDGKSEADPQYMKIATVITSTTKSNTYGWLGKFPSLKKWVGPRTIENMKAHAYTIINEDYESTVGVDKNDIEDDELGIYAPIFKEMGSAAAIHPDESCFPLLPLGFSNLCYDGQNYFDTDHPVAEKADGTGTITSVANMTEDPGYTGEPWFVLDTSKAIKPIIFQERKKPQLVSMNKVDDEAVFMSKQFRYGVDCRDAAGFGFWQMAYANKRALTPDNLWDSISKMREFKADGGRKLGIKPTLLVVPAGMEKQATRMLERELDSNSSNELKGRLELLVADYL from the coding sequence ATGGCCATTGTTACTCCTGCACTTATTACATCACTGTTTACCGGCTTCAAAAAGAACTTTGAAGATGGTAAGTCGGAAGCTGACCCACAATACATGAAGATAGCGACTGTCATTACATCAACAACTAAATCCAACACCTATGGGTGGCTGGGGAAATTCCCAAGCCTCAAAAAGTGGGTTGGCCCGCGTACGATTGAGAATATGAAGGCGCATGCCTATACGATCATTAATGAGGATTATGAATCCACGGTAGGGGTAGACAAAAACGACATCGAAGACGATGAACTCGGTATCTACGCACCAATTTTTAAAGAAATGGGTTCTGCGGCTGCGATCCATCCGGATGAGTCTTGCTTCCCTCTATTGCCATTGGGATTCTCCAATCTATGTTATGACGGCCAAAATTATTTTGATACAGATCACCCCGTCGCAGAAAAAGCAGATGGCACCGGAACAATCACTTCAGTAGCAAACATGACCGAAGATCCAGGCTATACAGGTGAGCCATGGTTTGTTCTGGATACATCAAAAGCCATCAAGCCGATCATCTTTCAGGAACGTAAAAAGCCCCAGCTCGTATCCATGAACAAGGTCGATGATGAAGCCGTCTTTATGAGTAAACAGTTTCGTTATGGCGTTGACTGTCGCGATGCTGCCGGTTTCGGGTTCTGGCAAATGGCGTATGCCAACAAACGGGCATTAACTCCTGACAACCTGTGGGACAGCATCAGCAAAATGCGTGAGTTTAAAGCGGATGGTGGCAGAAAGCTGGGTATTAAACCCACATTGCTTGTGGTTCCAGCAGGTATGGAAAAGCAAGCCACACGGATGCTAGAACGCGAGTTAGATTCCAATAGCTCCAACGAACTCAAAGGTCGCCTCGAATTATTGGTGGCTGACTACCTATAA
- a CDS encoding HI1506-related protein: protein MANQPIQHVCIVSQQPDGYRRAGITLTRGENKHQVTESQLEALKADSRLTVQIVSADEGANATPHLEPGSMGSTIKLDLSNAPDELAHIIAAIHELKPSKKPTLDELAFEVDGVDGEQKPTAQQRDDAWSWYQAHIVSAE, encoded by the coding sequence ATGGCTAATCAACCTATTCAGCATGTGTGTATCGTCTCTCAGCAACCGGATGGCTATCGCCGCGCTGGCATTACCCTCACGCGAGGAGAGAACAAACACCAGGTCACAGAGTCACAGCTTGAAGCACTTAAAGCAGACTCACGCCTCACGGTGCAAATTGTGTCGGCGGATGAAGGTGCAAATGCGACACCACACCTGGAGCCAGGAAGTATGGGCAGCACTATAAAACTGGACCTGAGCAACGCCCCTGACGAACTGGCTCACATCATTGCTGCTATCCACGAGCTAAAGCCATCCAAAAAGCCCACTTTGGATGAATTAGCGTTTGAAGTGGATGGCGTTGACGGTGAGCAAAAGCCGACTGCTCAGCAGCGTGATGATGCCTGGTCCTGGTATCAAGCCCATATTGTAAGCGCGGAGTAA